The Streptomyces sp. NBC_00440 genome contains a region encoding:
- a CDS encoding MFS transporter has translation MPASRSGSPSRSRSAEAAGERYKWIALSNTTLGVLIATMDASIVIISLPAIFRGIGLDPLAPGNIGYLLWMILGYLLVSAVLVVALGRLGDMFGRVRMYNMGFAIFACASLALSLDPLKGGPGALWLIGFRVVQAVGGSMLTANSAAILTDAFPARQRGMALGVNQITALAGQFLGLLAGGLLATIDWRAVFWVSVPIGVFGTIWSYRSLRETGARTAGRIDWAGNLTFTGGAGLLLAAITYGIQPYGGHPTGWTNPMVLGGLGAGVLLLVAFCLIETRVAEPMFRLGLFRVRAFAAGNLAALLTAIARGGLQFMLIIWLQGIWLPLHGYEFESTPLWAGIFMLPLTVGFLIAGPLSGFLSDRYGARLFSTTGLLLVAGGFVGLLFLPVNFSYPGFAALLLLSGLGQGMFSAPNTSAIMGSVPPEQRGVASGMRSTFQNSGTALSIGLSFSLMISGLAGTLPHALSSGLQGQGVPAGTAQQVAGLPPVSTLFATFLGKNPISHLLEPSGVLDKLPTHNVMALTGKEFFPELVSGPFHHGLVTVFGVATVMALVAALASLLRGRHYKAGPGGRPAGAGSPAGSGAPDHTVRTSGGAPEAPKHESPGSPEPGNTAKGKET, from the coding sequence ATGCCCGCGAGCCGGAGCGGCAGCCCGAGCCGCAGCCGGAGCGCCGAGGCGGCAGGGGAGCGCTACAAATGGATCGCGCTCTCCAACACCACGCTCGGCGTACTGATCGCGACCATGGACGCCTCGATCGTGATCATCTCGCTGCCCGCCATCTTCCGGGGCATCGGGCTCGACCCGCTCGCCCCGGGGAACATCGGCTATCTGCTCTGGATGATCCTCGGCTATCTGCTGGTCTCCGCGGTGCTGGTGGTCGCGCTCGGCAGGCTCGGCGACATGTTCGGCCGGGTCCGGATGTACAACATGGGCTTCGCGATCTTCGCGTGCGCCTCGCTCGCCCTCTCGCTCGATCCGCTGAAGGGCGGCCCCGGCGCCCTGTGGCTGATCGGATTCCGTGTCGTGCAGGCGGTCGGCGGCTCGATGCTGACCGCGAACTCGGCAGCCATCCTCACCGACGCGTTCCCCGCCCGGCAGCGCGGCATGGCCCTGGGTGTCAACCAGATCACCGCCCTGGCCGGGCAGTTCCTCGGCCTGCTGGCGGGCGGCCTGCTGGCCACCATCGACTGGCGCGCGGTGTTCTGGGTCAGCGTGCCCATCGGGGTGTTCGGCACGATCTGGTCGTACCGCAGCCTGCGTGAGACCGGCGCCCGCACGGCGGGCCGCATCGACTGGGCAGGCAACCTCACCTTCACGGGCGGCGCCGGCCTGCTGCTCGCCGCCATCACCTACGGAATCCAGCCCTACGGCGGCCATCCGACCGGCTGGACCAACCCCATGGTGCTGGGCGGGCTCGGCGCCGGAGTGCTGCTGCTCGTGGCCTTCTGCCTCATCGAGACCCGGGTCGCCGAACCGATGTTCCGGCTCGGCCTGTTCCGGGTGCGTGCCTTCGCCGCCGGGAACCTCGCCGCCCTGCTCACCGCCATCGCCCGTGGCGGGCTCCAGTTCATGCTGATCATCTGGCTGCAGGGCATCTGGCTTCCGCTGCACGGATACGAATTCGAAAGCACCCCGCTCTGGGCAGGCATCTTCATGCTGCCGCTGACCGTCGGATTCCTCATCGCGGGGCCGCTCTCCGGCTTCCTCTCCGACCGCTACGGCGCCCGGCTGTTCTCGACCACCGGACTCCTTCTCGTGGCCGGCGGATTCGTCGGCCTGCTGTTCCTGCCGGTGAACTTCTCGTACCCCGGATTCGCCGCTCTGCTGTTGCTCAGCGGCCTCGGCCAGGGGATGTTCTCCGCCCCGAACACCTCGGCGATCATGGGCAGTGTGCCGCCGGAGCAGCGCGGAGTCGCGTCGGGGATGCGCTCCACCTTCCAGAACTCGGGCACCGCCCTGTCGATCGGCCTCTCGTTCTCCCTGATGATCTCCGGCCTCGCGGGGACACTGCCGCACGCGCTGAGCAGCGGTCTGCAGGGGCAGGGTGTCCCCGCGGGGACGGCACAGCAGGTGGCCGGACTGCCACCGGTGAGCACGCTGTTCGCCACCTTCCTCGGCAAGAACCCGATCAGCCACCTCCTTGAACCCAGCGGGGTGCTGGACAAGCTGCCCACGCACAACGTCATGGCGCTGACCGGCAAGGAGTTCTTCCCCGAACTCGTCTCCGGCCCGTTCCACCACGGGCTCGTCACCGTCTTCGGCGTCGCCACCGTGATGGCGCTGGTGGCCGCGCTCGCCTCGCTGCTGCGCGGCCGTCACTACAAGGCCGGACCGGGTGGCCGGCCCGCAGGCGCCGGGAGCCCGGCCGGCTCCGGCGCGCCCGACCACACCGTGCGCACCTCCGGCGGAGCCCCTGAGGCCCCGAAGCATGAATCCCCCGGGTCCCCGGAACCCGGCAACACCGCGAAAGGTAAAGAGACATGA
- a CDS encoding cysteine hydrolase family protein, producing the protein MTNSALLVMDVQQGIVERLGQDPGYLPRLGRAIDAARAADMPVIYVVIGFRTGHPEISPRNKTFSALAGAGGPAFAEGDPAARIHPGAAPRDGDVVVTKKRVSAFAGSDLDLVLRARGTDSLVLTGIATSGVVLSTLRQAADLDFGLTVLEDCCLDGDPEVHRVLTEKVFPRQADVVGTDKWVADLGQ; encoded by the coding sequence ATGACGAACAGCGCACTCCTGGTGATGGATGTCCAGCAGGGCATCGTCGAGCGGCTCGGCCAGGACCCCGGGTATCTGCCACGGCTGGGCCGGGCGATCGATGCCGCGCGTGCGGCAGACATGCCGGTGATCTACGTGGTCATCGGATTCCGTACCGGACATCCCGAAATCAGCCCGCGCAACAAGACGTTCAGCGCGCTCGCGGGCGCGGGCGGTCCCGCCTTCGCCGAGGGTGATCCCGCCGCCCGGATCCACCCCGGTGCGGCGCCCCGGGACGGCGACGTCGTGGTCACCAAGAAGCGGGTCAGCGCTTTCGCCGGGAGCGACCTCGACTTGGTGCTCAGGGCCCGCGGGACGGACAGCCTCGTCCTCACGGGGATCGCCACCAGCGGCGTCGTGCTCTCGACCCTGAGGCAGGCCGCGGACCTGGACTTCGGTCTGACCGTGCTGGAGGACTGCTGCCTCGACGGAGATCCGGAGGTGCACCGGGTACTGACCGAAAAGGTGTTCCCCCGTCAGGCGGACGTGGTCGGCACGGACAAGTGGGTCGCGGACCTCGGTCAGTGA
- a CDS encoding MarR family winged helix-turn-helix transcriptional regulator — MTGTMGDSAEPADAAAAAASIRLAVARIARRLRQAHRVGDVTLSEASVLSRLSRDGADSPGSLAELERVRPQAMASTLGALEERGLVSREPDSRDGRRAVIAVTDAGRKVLIDRRSESVQRLTDVLDGEFTPAERQRLLAVVPLLDRLAERL; from the coding sequence GTGACCGGGACCATGGGGGACAGCGCGGAACCGGCGGACGCCGCCGCGGCGGCGGCGTCCATACGGCTGGCGGTGGCCCGGATCGCCCGCCGGCTCCGGCAGGCCCACCGGGTCGGCGACGTGACGCTCTCCGAGGCGTCCGTGCTCTCCCGGCTGAGCCGGGACGGAGCGGATTCCCCCGGATCGCTCGCCGAGCTGGAGCGGGTGCGCCCGCAGGCGATGGCATCGACGCTGGGGGCACTGGAGGAGCGCGGACTGGTGAGCCGCGAGCCGGACAGCCGTGACGGACGGCGCGCGGTGATAGCGGTGACCGACGCCGGCCGCAAGGTGCTGATCGATCGCAGGTCGGAGTCCGTCCAGCGGCTCACCGATGTCCTCGACGGGGAGTTCACGCCCGCCGAGCGGCAGCGGCTGCTCGCGGTCGTGCCGCTCCTCGACCGGCTCGCGGAGCGGCTGTAA